The Streptomyces hundungensis genome contains the following window.
CTTCGAGTACGTCCACGATCTGCTTGAGCTTCAGCACCTCGATGGCGTCGTACTTGCCGTTGAAGAGGTGGGCGAGCAGCTTGCGGTGGATCTGGTCGGCCTGGTTCTCCAGGCGGTTGACCTCGATCCAGTACTCGGTCAGGTTGGACATCGTCCGCAGGTTGGGCATCGCCTCGGCGGTCAGCACGGCCGCCCGGTTGAGCACCTCGATCTGCTGCTCGACGCCCTTGGGCAGCTCCTCCACGTTGTAGAGGACGACCAGGTCGACGGCCTCCTCCATGAAGTCCATGATGTCGTCGAGGCACGAGGCGAGGTTGTAGATGTCCTCGCGGTCGAACGGCGTGATGAAGGAGGAGTTGAGCTGGTGGAAGATCGCGTGAGTGGCGTCGTCGCCCGCGTGCTCCGCCGCCCGCATACGCTCCGCGATCTCGGCCCGGGACGCGGAATCCGCTCCGAGCAGTTCCATGAGGAGCTTCGAGCCCGTGACGATGTTGTCCGCTGATGCGGAGAACATGTCGTAGAAGCTCGTCTCCCTGGGGGTCAGACGAAAGCGCACGTGGGGTCCTCGGAGTGCTTGGGATTCGGTCAGGCTGATGCTAGGCGCATCATCCGGCCACGGCTAACCGGCGTTCTTCAGTGTCGCCCATCGGGCACAGTGATCAGCACGGACCCCCGCCCGGGGGCCGGAAGTTCGTTACCATATACCCACGAGGGGTATCAAGCCCCTTGCCGCAGACGGCAGCCACTTGGCACATGGCAGACAACGGGAGGACGCGATGACGACCACCGAGGCAGCCGGCCCCCCGGTCGAGACCCCCCTGACCGATCACGACCACGGCGTGCACGGCTACCACAAGCAGAAGGACGAGCACCTCAAGCGCCTGCGCCGGATCGAGGGCCAGATCCGCGGCCTCCAGCGGATGGTCGACGAGGACGTCTACTGCATCGACATACTCACCCAGGTCTCCGCGTCCACCAAGGCCCTCCAGTCCTTCGCCCTCCAGCTCCTGGAGGAGCACCTGCGCCACTGCGTGGCGGACGCGGCGGTCAAGGGCGGCGACGAGATCGACGCCAAGGTCG
Protein-coding sequences here:
- a CDS encoding DUF47 domain-containing protein — its product is MRFRLTPRETSFYDMFSASADNIVTGSKLLMELLGADSASRAEIAERMRAAEHAGDDATHAIFHQLNSSFITPFDREDIYNLASCLDDIMDFMEEAVDLVVLYNVEELPKGVEQQIEVLNRAAVLTAEAMPNLRTMSNLTEYWIEVNRLENQADQIHRKLLAHLFNGKYDAIEVLKLKQIVDVLEEAADAFEHVANTVETIAVKES
- a CDS encoding metal-sensitive transcriptional regulator, coding for MTTTEAAGPPVETPLTDHDHGVHGYHKQKDEHLKRLRRIEGQIRGLQRMVDEDVYCIDILTQVSASTKALQSFALQLLEEHLRHCVADAAVKGGDEIDAKVEEATKAIARMMRT